The stretch of DNA GTTTTAATCACTGGAGCTCCTGGAGAAAAGCCAATGTTTAAAGATCGTaagaggttctggctgctactgcaGTAGAAGACAAATGAGTCAATTGGCTGGTCAAATAAGAATGTCAATtgacaaaagttttgtaattgaattttacttgtaatttgatttttaaataataaaattgatttttctggaTTTGGCTACCCTATAGAGTTtaacctttaaagagttctttaaagaaTTTTCCTTCATCACCAATTATTGtgttaagaaatttatttatttactttacatgttcatttgtttaaataattgcAATATTGAGATTTAACAAATTTGTTCAAGTGCATTAGTGAATATTTTTGTGAATACACAGGGATACTTGGATAATTacactagtatatataactCTAGTGTAATTATGTGCAATTTATCGCTCATTCAAAAGTTGaggtaagaaaaataaattggcAGAGGGTGTCACAAGATTCTTCTCTCAACGGCTTTTCCCTCTTTGGAGAACCCTTTGAGGTGAAGCGGTTACGTCTTCTTCCTCTACTAAGGAATGAAGGTTCTCTTTGCTTGCGAGTGTAGGCTTAGCAGTGTGATGGAGGAAATGGAGGAAGTATGGAAGAGATTGAAGCTTAACGATGAGGAGGATTGTCCGATTGAGATTGGGAAAGGTGTACATGGTTCGACGGAACTAAAGGGGGAAAGAAGTTTGGTTGGGAAGATAATCTCTGAGAGTAGAATCGGAAAGGAAGTTGCTTTATCTATGATGGAAAAAGTGTGGAAGGTTGGTAAGCCCCTTGAATTTCAAGAAATTGAAGGTAATTGCTTTGTGATTACCTTTGTTAATCGAAGAGATAAGTGGAAGGTGCTTGATGGCTGTCCATGGTTGTTTGACAGTTacctttttgttttgcttgattttaATGGTGGATTGCAACCAAGCTTGTTTGATTTTGACCATGTGTACCTTTGGGTACAAATGTTAAATCTACCATTGAGTTATATGAATAAACAAATGGGGGAATTGATTGGGAGTTCGATGGGGAAGGTTAGTGAAGTTGATGTGCAGAAGGATGGTTCGGCATGGGGGAAATGCTTGAGGGTAAAGGTGGAGTGTGATCTGAGAAGACCTGTAGCCAGAGGCAGGACCGTCGTTGTGGATGGAAGGAAATTTTGGGTACCTTTTCAGTATGAAAAATTACCTAGATTATGCTTTAGCTGTGGAAGAATTGTCCATGGTAAGGATGGTTGTAAGGAGAGTGAGGGGGGTGTAGGTCAGTATGGTGTTTGGCTTCAAACTCTTCCTCAAAATAGAAGAGGTGCAGTCAAGGTGGAAGAGcaaaaagggagaggaagagaagaggagaggGGTGATTGTTCAGATCTTTTTCATGGAGTTGATGAAGAAAAGAGGAGAGGGGAGGCTCAGGAGGAAGGGAGGGTTGGGGAGGCATCTGAGGAGGGAAAGGGAGTGGATGATGTGCATTCTCAACTATGTGAAAATCGGGAGTTGCTTGTGAAACCTCAAGAAATAGTGACTATACCCCCAATCTATGTGGGGAATGATGATCAAGAGGTGAATGAGCTGCAGAAGAACAATTTGTTGACTGGGAAGTTAAGCTCCAATGAAGTTGAACAAAACCAGGATTGCACAAGATCTTCATgatggaagagaagggctaGAACTAGGCCTGAGTCAGGTAAGTCTTCTAGCATAAATTCTGGGGTTAAGAGAGGCACTGAGTGTGTGGGGGATGGAGATGATATGCGTatggaaggaaagaaaatgaaaagctaTGATGATATGGTCTGTGATGATGGACTAGGGGTGGTGGCTGCTGTGCAGCACCACCTGGCATTATGAATACCAAATGTTGGAACTGCTGAGGGTTTGGGAACCCTCTAATAGTTCAGGATCTTCACCTTTTGGTGAAGAATAAGAGGCCTAAAATTGTGTTTCTCATTGAAACACTCATTAAAGCTACTGTtgttgaaaagttaaaaaggagGTTGGGGATGGAAGGGTGTTTGGCTATTAATCCACTAGGAAGAAAAGGTGGTTTAGCTTTGTTTTGGGAGGTGGAAAATCATGTAGTGATAGAAAGTTACTCACAGTGGCATATTAGTGCCTCTGTTACAGCTGGGGATCATGGAAGCTAGTGTTTTACTGGATTCTATGGACATCCAGATGCAAGTAAGAGGTGGCAATCGTGGGAGCTTCTTAAGCCGTTGAATCCACTTGATGGAAGGGCATGGTGTGTAGCTGGCGATTTCAATGAATTATTATCACAAAATGAGAAATGGGGAGGTAATAGAAGAGAGGAGAAATTGATTTCGGGTTTTAGGGAAGCTTTAGAAGTGAACAAACTGGTGGATGTGGGAATGAGTGGTAACATTTTTACATGGAGTAACAGACATTTAGACCACACTTTTACAAAGGAAAGGAAGGACAGATTTGTTGTTAACAGTGAATGGATTAATATGTTTGGGAAGGCTAAAGTGGAAGGGCTCACAGCAAGTAGTTCAGATCATGTTCCAATTATGTTGTATGTGAGGCAGGATAGGAGATTTGGTTCAAGAAGACAATATTCTTTTAAGTTTGAGGCAAGTTGGATAAGAGAGGATGAATGTGAAGAGGTAATTAAAACAGCTTGGGTTGACACTACTCAGTGTGCCAGAGAACCTCTTGTGAGTGTCCAGAAAATGTTGAGAGAGTGTGGTGGCAAGTTGAGCAGTACTTTTCGAAGAAGGGATGGGGAGAGATGTCAGGATATTTAATTATTgaacaagaaaatcaaggagCTGCAGGATAGAGAAGGGCCACACAATGTTACAGAACATCACAGATTACAACAAGAGGTGGGCTTATTATTAGAGAATGAAGATATAAGGTGGAGGCAGAGGGCAAAAAGGAATTGGTATTCCTTAGGAGATAAAAATACTAAGTTCTTTCATGCTTGTGTTAagcagagaaggaaaaagaaccAAATCATTTCTGTTTTGAATGCTAACTCAGAATTAAAGGAAGGGAATGAGGAGGTAGTGGAGGCCTTTAGACAATATTACACTGAGGTTTATAAAACAGCAGCCCCTTCTTGTGATCAGGTGATGAAGGGGATACAATCCATTGGGACTCGAGTCACTGAACAGATGAATGATGGCTTGGAAAAGCTTTTCACTAGGGAGGAAGTTGAGGCAGCCCTCAAGCAAATGGGTCCATTGAAAGCCCCTGGCCCTGATGGGTTTGCTGCATGCTTTTTTCAAACCTTTTGGTCTACAGTTGGGGATAAGGTTTGTGATGCAGTGCTAAGTTTTCTAAATGGGGGTGCACTTGACAAATCTATCAATTTTACTTATGTGGCCCTTATACCAAAAGTGTCTGAGCCTAAGAAGGTTGGTGACTTCAAACCAATTAGCTTGTGCAATGTTTTGTACAAGCTAATTTCGAAGACCCTTGCAAACAAGCTGAAGTTGGTGCTTGATGAGATCATTGCTAAAAACCAGAGTGCTTTTATTCCTGGTAGGTTGATCTTGGATAATGTGATAGCAGCTTATGAAATATTGCACTCAATGAAGACCAGGTCCAAGGGGAAAGGAGGAAGTATGGCACTGAAGATGGATATCtcaaaagcttatgatagggttGAGTGGGTTTTTTTAAAAGCTGTTATGTAGAAAATGGGGTTTGGGGAGAGATGGGTTGGCTTGATTATGGAATGTATAACTTCTGTATCTTATGCTGTGTTGGTGAATGGAAGGCCAGGTGATGTTATATATCCCTCACGAGGCATTAGGCAAGGGGACCCAATATCCTCATACCTGTTTTTGTTATGTGCTGAAGGGTTGAGTAGCCTTATTAATGCAGCTGAGAAAAAGGGTGAAATCAAAGGAATGGTTGCTACAAGAGGAGGTATAAGGGTCTCTCATCTCCTATTTGCTGACGATAGTATCATCTTTGCAAGGGCTAAATGGACTGAATGGTTGAAAGTGAAGGAAATCCTAAGGGTATATGAAGAAGCCTTTGGTCAGTGCATGAATCTACAAAAAACCACTGTGTTGTTTAGCTCCCGAGTTAGACAGGAAGAGAAGGAGAGGATTGTGCAAGATCTTGGAGCAAGGGTGCAAAGTAGCTGTGAAAAATGGGTTGCCCACTATGGTTGGAAGAGCTCGTTATGACacttttagaggaattaaggacAGGGTTTGGCAGAAGGTCAACAGCTGGAAAAATCAATTTCTACCTCCTGCTataacaccccatattttagtgtaattttactgaaggattatttttatggattcaaaatttattctcttattttaaaattggttggatttttagtgagtttatttttatgattttaatttggtgaaaattatttttatgtgctttcttaatatttatttattgttatgcatttaaattgcttttcatatttaattaattactgtgggatttaattatttcaatttcactttaccattacgtttaaattattttatttaacttgtggttttaaaatcgtttccgttgaatcatttttgtgacccaaattatgaagattggacctcatttcttttcctctattttttctttcatctcctttcttttctctttcttttctttttccttatttctcctttcGGCCTATCTCCCCCTCCCTTTCTTCGTCCGttccttcttctccacccagcgccgccgtgagccggcggtgatcGACACCGCCCAGGCCGTTAGCCTCCCtagccgccggcgacctcaccccaccaacctcaactccattcgcgccgccgttagccaccacaagcctctccaagccgcggcactctttccgccgctgcgccgccgtcacaccaccattggccaccatcttcttaccacttcatcatcgacctcttagcaacccattggacccaaccccagctccgatccatcaccggtgaagcacaaccaaccccatttccgatttgggtgtttttggtcttctaccgccgcccacgccgccacccacggccaaccctcaccaccactagcttcaccgacctccctaggccctaccctatcaattttgggtcttcgtttgcctccgttaaaaaatgggtatttgagacccacggccacagtgcattttgcactgttgcgttgctcagacgtcacttcttgcagcttcgtgatccttcagaaattgctatatagcactgtaagtatttctccaaagaactttcgtgatttaaatatatttttacactaactcatttcactgtatttggttgaacatgccggactgagtccgaggagtacgggggtcgatggattggtgattggagttgattgtgtgattgattgggttggtaattgttggtatGGATATTGTGTtattcatgtacattgcattttgcacgcatgatcatgtttgtaaaggaaaactgggttttcgtgtattgtattcatgttcatgtgtttatgaagactgggttttcatgtgagaatggaatttgggtgcgtgtgtatcacgaccccaagccgagatggggcattatctcggtggagctcctctggttactagggagcggaatatactgagtaacgtcccctggattgtcgctgggcgacaatgggatcggacgagatggtctcgtgccgactccgtggtccttctgatggcagggactagaggatgtctggccatgaacgcgctgggcgcggaactgggcatcgcttgttgcgtagtgggtgcttggccatgaacgcgctgagtgcggaactgagcatcgctacgaagccaggacgtgcggatggtccctaggggagaccatggtgcatagggtaataatgaattaattggctattttctaggaaaatagtgtgtgttggattttgtgtaaatcattttctggaaaaatgttttatgaatatttttgggccaaatgggattttggcgtgtgttggaaaataatcattttcggagaaaatgatgttttgagaaaaatgcatatttcatcatatgcatgcatgttagttgcattaatgcattttcattacgtggttatttgggttatacttacctgcggtaccattttgtggtaacgcagattttgatgcagatgaggaggatgagggtgagcctgaggagacggctccgcccgaggagtgatctgggatcacttgctttgttattttattttactgtattgtattttaatttcggatgactgtataactactttttaaaccttactgatgtttagattgtatttaaattctggtacttagttgactaatccgctgcattattttgtacaccgttgcatgtacacacataCTTGGCACTATGGtagggatgcgtgaccgtgttgtcaccatcctggCGTCTTGATTCCCGTATTTCCTTACATGGaagtcgggggcgccacacctGCTGGTAAAGAAGTTTTAATTAAAGCAGTTATTCAGTCCATTCCTACATACCATATGAGTGTGTTTAGGTTGCCTAAAAAGTTGTGTAAGGAAATAGCTGGTATTATGGCTAGATTCTGGTGGGGTTATAAAAActatgagaaaaaaattcaatgggCTAGCTGGGAGAAGATGGGATGTGCAAAGATGATTGGTGGACTTGGTTTTAGAGAGTTGGAAAGTTTCAATACTGCTCTCTTAGCAAAGCAGTGTTGGAGGCTTGTTAATAAACCAGACTCTATTGCTGCTATGGTGTTAAGGGctaagtattttaaaaattctgaTGTATTGAACTCTAAGCTGGGCTATGGACCTTCTATGATCTGGAGAAGCATATGGGGATCTATGAAATTGCTGAAGGAATGGCTTGTATGGAGAGTGGGCAATGgtttaaatattaaagtatGGGATGATAAATGACTACCCAATAAACCTTCTCATCGAGTGCAGTCTCCTGTTAAGTATCTGAATGCTGAAGCAAAGGTGGCCGAGTTGATTGGGAATGATGGTAAGTGGAATAGAGAGGTAGTGAAGGCTACTGTTAATGATGAGGAAGCTGAAATCATCTGCAATATCCCTGTGAGCTATTCTAGTTTGGAGGACAGAAGAATATGGGCTTACTCTAAGAATGGGTATTATAGTGTAAGGAGTGCCTACCATCTTGATATTAGTAGGAAGAAGGATTTGAAAGGGGAACCATCTAATGGGAGGAAGATTAAAGAAGGATAGAGAGAGTTGTGGCAACCTAATACCTCGGGAgtggttaaaatttttttatggaaggcTATTAATAATTGCCTTCCCACTAATGAGAACCTCTATAGAAGAAAGGTGGTGAAGAAGCCAGTTTGTCCTATTTGTTTAAGGGAAGATGAAACTGTTTGCAATGTCTTATGGAGCTATCCTGCAGCAATGGATGTATGGGCTGAGAAGGAAAGTCCAGTGCAGAAGTGGATGTCATCTGAGGTGGATTTGGCTGTGGAATGGAGGAAATTAATAGCTGAATTGCCTTTGGAAAGTATGGAGTTGGTGGTATCTGTTATGCGATATATATGGTTTAGAAGGAATGGGTGgatttttgaaaagaagtttACTAGCCCTGGGAGTGTATTGCAGCAAGCAAGAGCAAATCTTAATGAGTTCCACAAGCACAACAGAAAAGGAGGAGGAAATAGATCGAGGCGGttctcggtcggcgtcggttccCCTAGCAGCGTGAttctattgagagagagagagagagagagagagttgcaaaagagagagagagagagttgcagaggaGATCGGGAAATGGAATAAggttggggaagaagaagacccCATACCGAAATGACGCAGTTCCAcataagtttaagtggaacggcgtcatttcagacatttttttttaagtctttaataaaacGACGCTGTTTGATTTATGTTTCTATTATCTATCgtatatttatagataaagaacgacgccgttccatttAAACCTAAGTGGAACGACATCGTTTTCATTagtgtatattaaaaaaaaataagttttattatatCAGTCGGTTCAGCAGTCCGGCCCAGCCTCAAACTGGGACAAAACCGCTGAACGTCTGTTCCTGTATTATTCCACCACATGCCGGCCAGTTCTCCATCTGTTCCGGCCGGTTCCTGACGCGGCCAGTCGGTTGCgtcggtttctgtacagccctagcCCCCGATATTATTTCCCCTTCACTTGCGGGAACTCACCCAAACACACGACACTCTTCATTCTTAAGGCCTAGCCGTATCCCACTTCACACTTATTGATTTCGTGCTTCTCATGATTAAGACACAGAACAAATGCTTCTAATCTATATTTCTTCATCACAGTAAGGTTTATATCTTAATCAAATCCTTCTCCTTCTCGAAGTCTAGGGTTCTGCACATATTTATGGAGATTGGGTTGTTGATTTTAGTTATGTGAAGTTGGGTCTTGGATTTTGGTTGGGCTGAGTAGACATTTACACATATGATTACATGGATCTATATTATACATGTATTGAGGATGATTTTTGGTGGGTTATGGGATTATTCATGTCGTGCccaccaagtgtttgtttttatgtctTAACCAAACTACTTCATtcattttgtcatattttaCTTGCATTCATTCTCATACATCAGATGCATTTAATACATGAAAATTTGAGATACATGGGAGTTGTTCATCATGTCTTTCTTAGTGTCTTCATTTCGACTCACATAAGCTGTTCATCATGTCTTTCTTAGTGTCTTCATTTCGGCTCACATAAGCGGTCTTTATTATCTTATGAGTCTTATTAGATTAGTGACAAAAAGGGAGAGATTTAAATGTGTTGCTGAGACGGAGTTGAACGAGCTGAGGGGGAGTTGAATGAGCAAGTGAAGtaagtatattattgaaaaaaatgggGAGAGATTGAGGGGGAGTAGCAGAATATTTAGGGGGAGAACTAAATACTGAATATGGTTATTGATGATGATTAGAACACTATTTTAGTAAATTTAGATTACGTCtaacttttgattttgttgagactAATTTCAAAGGGTGTTCTATGTCATTTCTTCTCATTATTGTATTAAGATTTTCTTCACGAGATCTTGATTTGCTGGTTTTTTTTGTCTCAGGTACACACTACATTTATCAAGTTGGTTTTCTCACCAATCCACCAAATGGGGAGATTGTATATGTAAAAGTTTGGCTAGGAATAGACGACTAAGCTGATAAGTTTGTATATGATTAAGTGattaaaatgatagagtttatacTATCATTAAGTtgataattttggatgaatgtaaattatttattgattttatttataacaaaattaagtTTATCTATGAGGTATTAGAGgatgtttagataagtcataagtaCGAAAATCGAGTCCCAAGGAATCTGCACTTATCCATTGAAGAGGTTGATCTGAAATCTGTTACTGCAATGAAGAGTTATGGTGAAATGTCAGCATTCCGTCATGAGACAACTTCACGACTGTCAGCAGAGTCTTACTGAAACTAAAACTACTTtcatattgtttatttaaaagatCCTACTGGTTAAGATTTGTATGGAttcaaatctaaatattttctagagcactttacaatgcatattttggtgagaaaatttcttggagaattttcatattgtttctctcaaagagtGTGATTGCGCTCCATAttggagaattgattggtcGAGTTTCAGTCACTGGTGTTCCTGGACAAAAGTCAATGTTTGAAGATCATCAAAGGTTCTGCCTGCTACTGCAGTAGAAGACAAATGagtcatttgtctggtcaagtaagaatgtcaattgacaaaagttttgtaattgaattttacttgtaatttgatttttaaataataaaattgatttttctggaTTTGGCTACCTCGTAgagttttacttttaaaaaattctttaaaaaattttcctttatcaCCAATTGTTgtgttaataaatttatttatttactttactTTACATGTtcatttgtttaaataattgcAATATTGAGATTTAACAAATTTGTTTAAGTGGATTGGTGaatatttttgtgaatataCAAGGGTATTTGGGTAATTACACTAGTGTATATAACTCTAGTGTAATTATGTGCAATTTATCGCTCATTCAAAAGTTGAGgtgttttatgtatttatttgaatttgtaaAAGAGAGCTTTATGTTGAATCAGAATTAAAGTAAAATTCTATTATAAAAGTATTTAAGTAAAGACCGAGGACTCCAGTTACAACTTAAGAGGGTGTACATCCTGTGTCGTGCAGGCAAAAAGAACAGGCGAGAGATCTTCGACAGTTCGACTTCATGGTATGATGTCGTTTAATGTTTAGGATTTCTTTCCGTCCCCTCGCTTGTTTTCGCTGGAAActgatttcttgtttttcttggaAATTCATATACCCCTATTAAAACGTTCGATTCACCATCGATGAGTCGTTTGTTTTTCCCTGAAAGCAACTTCCTGGAAATAATTTGGTACATGTTGAAAAAAATGTTCTCGCCGTCAAGGAAGATCCTTCTCTGTTATGGAGAAAAGTTTCCGTTGGAAAAATATGCAACATTGCAAGAGATGATTTTCCACTTATAAGGAACCTTTTGGTGATAATTTTAGCTGGACCAGAATGACGTTAGAATATGCATATTAAGTCAAttacttgttttttcttttcctattgtTTATGATTTCTTAATTTCGTTTTAAGCCTTTttgctgatttttattttttgaaaatttacatTCGAAGCTGATTCAGGTTTGCAATTTATTGTGATGAGGGTCCTGAAAGTTTTGCATACTGTGTTCTTTCTAGTATCtcctatcaattttttttttcttagtttcttCAGTTCGGTTCATGTGATGCCTGTAAAATATTTCTTAGAATTCGGTCTTTCCTCTCATTTTGCTCCGCGCACATGGTTTTGCTTCTCTTCCTAatatacacaatttattttacttGAGTTCCCTTTTGTCAAACCATCAAGGTCGAGAGGTCATCATTCTTAAAAGTAATGGTGGATTTTATACGAATTTAAGCTAGTTGATCGGTTAAGATCTCTCGTAGAAGAAAAACTAAGCTGGTTATCTATCAGAAGCTTTTTCCTTCTTACAAAAAATGAATGTAATTTTGAGGTTGCATATCTATTACTAGATATGCAAAATATTGATATGAAGAACAGTGTtgatatctattattattaaccATAATCATATACAATATTGTCTTTCACCAAGTAATATAAAATAACCAATATCCAGTCCTTCATGTTGTATAGATTATTTGCACTGTTTGGTTTATGACTAATCTATTTATTACATGGAAGATGGTAAGGCATCTCACTTTATACACAGGGTGTCACCCTAATGTAGTTTaaccctagagagagagagatggatagGGTTTACTTATTTGTGATAatcccctttttctttctttttggtgCATGATTTGGCGGAATTTTGATGTTCAGAAGAGTTCGGATACTTTTATGG from Juglans regia cultivar Chandler chromosome 4, Walnut 2.0, whole genome shotgun sequence encodes:
- the LOC118348179 gene encoding uncharacterized protein LOC118348179, coding for MGFGERWVGLIMECITSVSYAVLVNGRPGDVIYPSRGIRQGDPISSYLFLLCAEGLSSLINAAEKKGEIKGMVATRGGIRVSHLLFADDSIIFARAKWTEWLKVKEILRVYEEAFGQCMNLQKTTVLFSSRVRQEEKERIVQDLGARVQSSCEKWVAHYGWKSSL